The Salmo trutta chromosome 6, fSalTru1.1, whole genome shotgun sequence genome has a window encoding:
- the LOC115196307 gene encoding gap junction beta-2 protein-like, with the protein MTWGTLYAQLAGVNRHSTSLGKVWLSVLFIFRVTVLVLAAESVWGDEQSDFVCNTLQPGCENVCYDHFFPVSHIRLWCLQLVFVSTPALLVAMYVAYRHHGDKRQILQQGSVGGRCRSDKAQAAQEAELESLRRRRLPIAGPLWWTYACSLVFRLLFEGGFMYALYVLYDGFQMPRLVHCDQWPCPNVVDCFVSRPTEKTVFTVFMAASSCVCMALNMAELAYLVAKAIARCPSSRRRGGKQKGKGANCSSTSSKDKTLQQNKKNEKLLSSSSGSTCSKAV; encoded by the exons ATGACCTGGGGGACCCTGTACGCCCAGCTGGCTGGTGTGAACCGCCACTCCACCAGCCTGGGGAAGGTGTGGCTGTCTGTCCTCTTCATCTTCCGGGTCACCGTGCTGGTCCTGGCGGCCGAAAGCGTCTGGGGGGACGAACAGAGTGACTTTGTCTGCAACACCCTGCAGCCGGGCTGCGAGAACGTCTGCTACGACCACTTCTTCCCCGTGTCCCACATCAGGCTCTGGTGTCTGCAGCTTGTCTTCGTCTCCACGCCCGCTCTCCTCGTCGCCATGTACGTGGCCTACCGTCATCACGGCGACAAACGCCAGATCCTGCAGCAGGGTTCAGTCGGGGGGCGTTGCCGCAGCGACAAGGCCCAGGCGGCCCAGGAGGCTGAGCTAGAGAGCCTGAGGAGGCGGAGGCTGCCAATCGCCGGGCCGCTGTGGTGGACGTACGCCTGTAGTCTGGTCTTCCGCCTGCTGTTCGAGGGAGGCTTCAT GTATGCTCTATACGTGTTGTACGACGGCTTCCAGATGCCCAGGCTGGTCCACTGTGACCAGTGGCCCTGTCCCAATGTGGTGGACTGCTTTGTCTCCCGCCCCACAGAAAAAACTGTCTTCACTGTTTTCATGGCCGCCTCCTCCTGCGTCTGTATGGCACTCAACATGGCcgaactggcctacctggtcgCCAAGGCTATCGCTCGGTGCCCGTCATCACGGCGCAGAGGGGGGAAACAGAAAGGGAAGGGTGCAAACTGTTCCTCAACCTCTTCCAAAGACAAGACTCTGCAGCAGAACAAGAAGAATGAGAAGTTGTTGTCCTCTTCGTCTGGGTCCACCTGCAGCAAGGCGGTGTGA